One Paenibacillus sp. FSL H7-0737 DNA segment encodes these proteins:
- a CDS encoding class I SAM-dependent methyltransferase, producing the protein MDTMDWMKQSKSFNKAADYYDMFRPSYPSEVIDCIEANTLLHAASKILEIGAGSGKATELFLNRGYELLCVEPGPQLAEIGVQKHRDKKVQYVVTRFEDWEEPRKGNDLVFSAQAYHWVPQPDGYKKCAEVLKPNGHLALFWNFYLCGDSKLDKEIAELCKQYHAFTISSKGEIDERINRTSAEILNSGYFEAPSIYQFPWSHQEDVDSFIGFLNTTSSFLVLSKSEQNKFIAELRMLFSNNGGVVSRYYVCCLFITSRKLE; encoded by the coding sequence ATGGATACTATGGATTGGATGAAACAAAGTAAAAGTTTTAATAAGGCTGCGGATTACTACGATATGTTTAGACCTAGTTATCCATCGGAGGTAATTGATTGTATTGAAGCTAATACCCTTCTCCACGCAGCTTCCAAAATACTAGAAATCGGAGCGGGTAGCGGAAAAGCTACGGAATTATTCTTGAACCGGGGATATGAACTCTTGTGTGTAGAACCAGGGCCACAATTGGCCGAAATTGGCGTGCAGAAGCATAGAGATAAAAAGGTGCAATATGTGGTCACTCGATTTGAAGATTGGGAGGAGCCCCGAAAAGGCAATGATTTGGTGTTCTCCGCTCAAGCCTATCACTGGGTTCCACAACCTGATGGATATAAGAAATGTGCCGAAGTGCTTAAGCCGAACGGGCATTTGGCTCTTTTTTGGAATTTCTATTTATGCGGAGATAGTAAATTGGATAAAGAGATTGCTGAGCTTTGTAAACAATATCATGCTTTTACCATTTCCAGTAAAGGAGAGATAGATGAAAGAATAAATAGGACTTCAGCTGAGATTTTGAATAGCGGATATTTTGAGGCGCCGTCCATTTATCAATTTCCATGGTCCCATCAAGAGGATGTTGATAGCTTCATTGGGTTCTTAAATACTACGAGCTCTTTTCTGGTTCTTTCGAAATCAGAGCAAAACAAGTTTATTGCTGAGTTAAGGATGCTTTTCTCCAACAATGGTGGGGTTGTGTCCAGATATTATGTATGCTGTTTATTTATTACCTCTCGGAAGTTAGAATAA
- a CDS encoding tagaturonate reductase produces MNRLNSDSWKAYKQHPEKVLQFGEGNFMRAFVDWQIHIMNQKTDFNGGVVVVQPLGNGLADMLNAQNGLYTLYLQGIKDGAAVKEHEVINCITRTLNPFAQHEEYMKLAENPELRFIVSNTTEAGIAFEAGDKLTDAPQSSFPGKLTALLYKRFEFFNGDASKGFIIIPCELIDRNGDELKKVILKYADLWNLGEGFVNWLNEANTFCCSLVDRIVPGYPRDTIAEITEELGYEDKLVVVGEQFHLWVIEGPQWIKEEFPAELAGLNVLVVDDMTPYRTRKVRILNGAHTALTPVAYLYGIDTVAEAIEHEEVGAYVKSLIYDEIIPTLDLPVEELNSFADAVLERFLNPYVQHYLMSISLNSISKFKTRDLPSLLQYVESKGQLPEKLVFSMSALIAFYKGRRGEEEIQLADDADILEWFASLWGGWDGTDTGLRALAVEVLAATNRWGCDLNEVAGLTDKVTEGLIAIERTGMKQALQAYVKRPAHN; encoded by the coding sequence ATGAACAGATTAAATAGTGATAGTTGGAAAGCTTACAAGCAACATCCTGAGAAGGTACTGCAATTTGGAGAAGGCAATTTCATGCGCGCTTTTGTAGATTGGCAGATTCATATCATGAATCAAAAAACGGATTTCAATGGTGGCGTGGTGGTTGTACAACCGCTGGGCAACGGACTTGCAGATATGCTAAATGCTCAGAACGGTTTATATACGCTTTACCTCCAAGGAATCAAAGATGGAGCAGCGGTAAAAGAACATGAGGTCATCAACTGTATTACACGAACGCTTAATCCTTTTGCCCAGCATGAGGAGTATATGAAGCTTGCCGAGAATCCAGAGCTGCGCTTTATCGTGTCCAACACCACTGAGGCGGGAATTGCTTTTGAAGCAGGCGACAAGTTAACCGATGCTCCGCAGAGCAGTTTTCCAGGTAAACTGACGGCCTTATTGTATAAGCGTTTTGAATTTTTTAACGGTGATGCATCTAAAGGTTTTATCATCATTCCGTGCGAGCTGATTGACCGAAATGGGGATGAGCTTAAGAAGGTTATTTTGAAATATGCAGATTTATGGAATCTTGGAGAGGGCTTTGTAAACTGGCTGAATGAAGCTAACACCTTCTGCTGTAGTTTGGTGGACCGCATCGTTCCTGGATATCCAAGAGACACCATCGCTGAGATTACGGAAGAATTGGGCTATGAGGATAAGTTGGTCGTTGTCGGTGAGCAGTTCCATCTTTGGGTAATTGAAGGGCCGCAGTGGATTAAAGAGGAGTTCCCAGCTGAACTAGCAGGTCTTAATGTGCTCGTGGTAGATGATATGACCCCTTACCGGACGCGTAAAGTGAGAATTCTAAACGGAGCTCATACCGCGTTGACACCAGTAGCGTATTTGTACGGCATTGATACGGTTGCCGAGGCCATTGAGCACGAAGAGGTTGGGGCGTACGTGAAGTCCTTAATCTACGATGAGATCATTCCGACGCTGGATCTGCCGGTAGAGGAATTGAATTCTTTTGCAGACGCGGTATTGGAAAGGTTCCTGAACCCTTATGTGCAGCATTACTTGATGAGCATCTCCCTTAATTCTATCTCGAAATTTAAGACAAGAGATCTGCCTTCTTTATTGCAATATGTAGAGTCCAAAGGACAATTGCCCGAGAAGCTTGTTTTCTCAATGAGTGCATTAATTGCCTTCTATAAAGGACGTAGAGGGGAAGAAGAGATTCAGCTGGCGGATGATGCGGATATTTTGGAATGGTTCGCCTCCTTGTGGGGAGGATGGGATGGCACAGACACTGGGTTACGGGCACTGGCTGTCGAGGTATTAGCAGCGACAAATCGCTGGGGCTGTGACCTGAATGAAGTGGCTGGTCTTACTGACAAGGTGACAGAAGGGCTCATTGCGATTGAGAGAACAGGTATGAAGCAAGCGCTGCAAGCGTACGTGAAGAGACCTGCACACAACTAA
- a CDS encoding tetratricopeptide repeat protein, giving the protein MMERTSEYEENGNVIPVTLNANFFFERAVRSLDRFQYDKALKNFRKAVEYEPENPVNHCNVAGVLSEMGNYEASNDILTHVLENIDPGMTECYFYMANNFANMESYEEAERSLVTYLEEDVNGEFLAESEELMELLQYELDRPAPLIRIRSREGVIEHERARALLEEGKFTQAVTLLEEIVSNTPDFLAAHNNLALAYFYMGRFTKAKECIMRVLEQDSGNLHALCNLAIFLQYEGDRGQLAGLLRLLETTIPFHQEHLFKMATTMGILGRHRTAYGHFRRLLKDEEVGGDASLYHYCAAAASNSGLYAEAQRCWQKAAKLDPESAVPRFFLAQLQQAQGEGKALSSISYNYQLPFQEQLKLWKDNKGSFAEEVRNNPLLRSSFFWALRYGDANTKLQVTEALRWIEDEEMSEILQGLLKQQPLQEEKLQEAALLSLQRLIGSVPEENVLQEAKETSNARLKGLPEWREDWQKVIDQTVSMMDRRFDAVQKKDAELLWKQFVSSIYPDVPFIRQTEGWCAALEYLIAKMHNLPVTYREVAQRYDVSVSMVSRYARRIDDECSFQGSVSDSLPPFTENI; this is encoded by the coding sequence ATGATGGAGAGAACTTCAGAGTATGAGGAGAATGGTAATGTTATTCCTGTCACTCTGAATGCCAATTTTTTCTTTGAAAGAGCCGTTCGGTCCTTGGATCGCTTTCAATATGATAAGGCATTAAAGAATTTTCGCAAAGCTGTAGAGTACGAACCGGAGAACCCGGTAAATCATTGTAACGTAGCAGGTGTATTATCAGAGATGGGTAATTATGAGGCGTCTAACGACATTTTGACCCATGTGCTGGAGAATATTGATCCTGGAATGACGGAATGTTATTTCTATATGGCTAACAACTTCGCCAATATGGAAAGCTATGAGGAGGCAGAACGCTCACTCGTTACTTATCTCGAAGAAGATGTGAACGGTGAATTTCTGGCCGAATCGGAAGAGTTGATGGAACTTCTGCAATATGAGCTGGATCGTCCTGCACCACTTATCCGGATTAGAAGCCGGGAAGGGGTAATAGAGCATGAGCGGGCCAGAGCGCTGTTGGAGGAAGGCAAGTTTACACAAGCCGTAACTTTGCTTGAAGAGATTGTGAGCAATACGCCAGACTTCTTGGCGGCGCATAACAACCTAGCCCTTGCGTATTTCTATATGGGTCGTTTTACCAAAGCCAAAGAATGCATTATGCGGGTGCTTGAACAGGACTCTGGGAATTTGCACGCACTTTGTAACTTGGCGATCTTTTTGCAGTATGAAGGTGACCGCGGGCAACTTGCTGGATTATTACGTCTGCTAGAGACGACTATTCCTTTTCACCAGGAGCATTTATTCAAGATGGCCACTACGATGGGGATTCTGGGACGGCATAGAACCGCCTATGGTCATTTTCGGCGCCTGCTGAAAGATGAGGAAGTCGGCGGTGACGCCAGTTTGTACCATTACTGTGCGGCTGCAGCAAGTAATAGCGGTCTCTATGCAGAGGCTCAGCGTTGCTGGCAAAAAGCTGCTAAGCTGGATCCGGAATCGGCTGTGCCGAGATTTTTTCTGGCCCAACTGCAGCAAGCGCAGGGGGAAGGCAAGGCGTTGTCTTCAATCAGTTACAACTATCAGCTCCCCTTTCAAGAGCAGCTGAAGCTGTGGAAAGACAACAAAGGCAGCTTTGCTGAAGAGGTGCGGAACAATCCGCTGCTTCGATCTTCCTTCTTCTGGGCACTTCGCTACGGTGATGCCAATACGAAGCTTCAGGTTACGGAAGCTCTGCGCTGGATTGAAGATGAAGAAATGTCCGAGATTCTACAAGGACTTCTGAAGCAACAGCCATTGCAGGAAGAAAAGCTGCAGGAAGCTGCGCTTCTGAGCCTACAGCGACTGATTGGTAGTGTTCCGGAGGAAAATGTACTTCAGGAAGCCAAAGAAACTTCTAATGCGCGTCTGAAGGGATTGCCAGAATGGAGAGAAGATTGGCAAAAAGTCATCGACCAGACGGTAAGTATGATGGACCGGAGATTTGATGCCGTTCAGAAAAAAGATGCTGAATTACTTTGGAAGCAATTCGTGAGTAGCATATATCCAGATGTTCCTTTTATCCGTCAAACGGAAGGCTGGTGTGCTGCCTTAGAATATCTGATCGCAAAAATGCATAACCTTCCAGTCACCTACCGCGAGGTAGCTCAGCGTTATGACGTATCCGTGTCGATGGTCAGCCGTTATGCTCGGCGTATCGATGATGAATGTAGTTTTCAGGGAAGTGTGAGCGACAGTCTTCCCCCGTTTACTGAAAATATCTAA
- a CDS encoding ribose-phosphate diphosphokinase codes for MHHQQLRIFSGSSNPKLAADIAERLGVELGQIKLTRFMSGEIYVHYEESIRNCDVFLVQSLSHPINEMFVELLVMIDAAKRASARTVNIIVPYYGYARQERKSAPREPISAKMVADVLTTAGATRVITIDLHAAAIQGFFNIPVDHLTALDLISSHLKAKAMSDLVIVSPDAGRASMAEKLANKLDSPFAIMIKKRPAHNESVITHVIGDVEGRTPIIIEDLIDTGTTIVNVVEGLKERGAKDSIVCATHGLFSGPALQRLDHPSVQEVVITDSIALPDDHSSRFTVLSVAPMLAQATRIILEGGSIDKLFRDAGI; via the coding sequence ATGCATCATCAACAATTACGTATTTTTTCCGGTTCGTCGAATCCAAAGCTGGCGGCAGATATTGCAGAGCGACTTGGTGTTGAATTGGGGCAGATTAAGCTGACCCGTTTCATGAGCGGCGAGATTTACGTGCATTACGAAGAGAGCATCCGGAACTGCGACGTATTTTTGGTGCAATCCCTATCCCATCCCATTAATGAGATGTTCGTGGAACTGCTCGTGATGATAGATGCTGCTAAACGGGCATCAGCACGTACAGTTAACATTATTGTGCCGTATTATGGATACGCTCGACAGGAACGTAAGTCTGCACCTCGTGAACCGATCTCGGCTAAGATGGTAGCTGATGTACTTACGACCGCGGGCGCAACCCGTGTAATCACTATCGATTTGCATGCAGCGGCAATTCAAGGCTTTTTCAACATTCCGGTCGATCATTTGACTGCTCTCGATTTGATCAGCAGCCATTTGAAGGCCAAGGCTATGTCTGATTTGGTCATTGTTTCTCCGGATGCGGGACGTGCATCTATGGCTGAGAAGCTCGCAAATAAGCTGGATTCACCTTTTGCCATTATGATCAAGAAGCGTCCAGCCCATAATGAATCTGTAATCACTCATGTCATTGGTGATGTCGAGGGACGTACACCGATCATTATCGAGGACCTTATTGATACAGGGACTACCATCGTGAATGTGGTTGAGGGTCTGAAAGAGAGAGGTGCGAAGGACAGTATCGTCTGTGCAACGCATGGATTGTTCTCAGGACCTGCGCTGCAGCGGCTTGACCATCCCTCTGTTCAGGAAGTGGTCATTACGGACTCTATTGCACTGCCAGATGATCATTCAAGTCGGTTTACGGTCTTATCGGTGGCACCGATGCTTGCACAAGCTACACGTATTATTCTTGAGGGCGGTTCGATCGATAAGCTTTTCAGAGACGCGGGAATTTAA
- the trxB gene encoding thioredoxin-disulfide reductase translates to MYKTIVIGTGPAGLTAAIYLARANLNPLVIEGMQPGGQLTTTTEVENFPGFPEGILGPDLMDNMRKQAERFGAEFKNGWVDSVDFSQRPFKVTVDGLGVLEAESVIISTGASARYLGIPGEQENVGRGVSTCATCDGFFFRNKKIIVVGGGDSAMEEASFLTRFASSVTVVHRRDELRASKIMQDRARDNSKVAWALNRTPLEVTTGDSGVKGLTVRNNDTGLEELIEADGVFVAIGHTPNTGFLGGQITTDTNGYIVVNPGTTETNIPGVFACGDVQDTRYRQAISAAGTGCMAAMDAEKYLEGTMVHDWSENLGS, encoded by the coding sequence ATGTACAAAACGATTGTAATCGGAACAGGCCCGGCCGGGCTTACTGCTGCTATTTATTTGGCACGTGCCAACCTTAACCCACTTGTAATTGAAGGGATGCAGCCAGGTGGACAACTGACAACGACAACGGAAGTGGAGAATTTTCCAGGTTTTCCCGAAGGGATTCTCGGCCCGGATTTAATGGACAACATGCGGAAGCAGGCTGAACGTTTTGGTGCTGAATTCAAGAATGGTTGGGTGGATTCAGTGGATTTTTCACAGCGTCCATTTAAAGTGACAGTAGATGGTTTGGGTGTATTAGAGGCAGAGTCGGTAATTATCTCTACCGGTGCTTCTGCCAGATATTTAGGAATACCAGGGGAGCAGGAGAATGTGGGCCGTGGGGTCAGCACTTGCGCTACTTGTGATGGCTTCTTTTTCCGGAACAAAAAGATTATCGTGGTCGGTGGTGGTGACTCTGCGATGGAGGAAGCCAGCTTCTTAACAAGATTTGCTTCTAGCGTAACCGTGGTTCATCGTCGTGACGAGCTCAGAGCTTCAAAGATTATGCAGGACCGCGCACGCGATAACAGTAAGGTTGCGTGGGCACTTAACCGTACACCGCTTGAAGTAACAACCGGCGACTCTGGAGTTAAGGGACTGACGGTTCGAAATAATGATACAGGACTTGAAGAACTCATCGAAGCGGACGGAGTGTTTGTCGCTATTGGTCATACGCCGAATACCGGATTCTTGGGCGGTCAGATTACGACCGATACCAATGGTTATATTGTAGTAAATCCAGGTACTACTGAGACGAACATTCCGGGTGTATTCGCTTGCGGCGACGTACAGGATACCCGTTACCGACAAGCGATCTCCGCAGCGGGCACCGGCTGTATGGCAGCAATGGACGCTGAGAAATATCTTGAGGGCACAATGGTACATGACTGGAGCGAAAACTTGGGTAGTTGA
- the uxaC gene encoding glucuronate isomerase, whose protein sequence is MSKKFMDENFLLSSETAIKLFHNHAKDMPIIDYHCHLSPQEIYENKTFNNITEAWLYGDHYKWRVMRANGIEEKFITGDASDYEKFLAWSRTVPKIIGNPLYHWTHLELQRFFGVYDLLNEANAPKIWDEVNRQLQGEGYGARDLIVKSKVTVVCTTDDPVDSLEYHEKISSLSGFDASVVPGFRPDKALEINRPTFKPWVAQLSEVSGMDVENYSQFLEALESRVRFFHARAGRVSDHALDAVMFEPATLEEATAIFNKALREGAVSESEEKKYKGFTLVFLGKLYSELDWAMQFHIHALRNNNSVMFGQLGPDTGYDSINDGVIAKPLAGLLDALDRENVLPKTILYSLNPNDNHVIAGLMGCFQGGGIPGKIQFGTAWWFNDNKDGMLEQMKTLANLGVLSQFVGMLTDSRSFLSYTRHEYFRRILCDLVGSWVEDGEAPDDMELLGGMIENICYNNADHYFNFSKQALVTR, encoded by the coding sequence ATGAGCAAAAAATTCATGGATGAGAACTTCCTGTTGTCGAGCGAGACCGCCATTAAGCTGTTTCATAATCATGCGAAAGATATGCCTATTATCGACTATCATTGCCACCTCAGTCCTCAAGAGATCTATGAGAACAAGACGTTCAACAATATTACCGAAGCTTGGCTGTATGGCGACCATTACAAATGGAGAGTGATGCGGGCAAATGGTATAGAGGAGAAGTTCATTACTGGTGATGCTAGTGACTATGAAAAGTTCTTGGCATGGTCTAGAACCGTTCCTAAGATTATCGGGAATCCGCTCTATCATTGGACACATCTTGAGTTGCAGCGTTTCTTTGGAGTATATGATTTGCTAAATGAGGCTAATGCTCCGAAGATTTGGGATGAAGTGAACAGACAGTTGCAAGGTGAAGGATATGGAGCAAGAGATCTAATTGTTAAATCGAAAGTAACTGTTGTATGCACCACCGATGACCCAGTAGATTCTCTGGAATATCATGAAAAAATCAGCAGCTTGAGTGGATTCGATGCCAGCGTAGTTCCGGGGTTTCGTCCAGATAAAGCCCTTGAGATTAATCGTCCTACCTTCAAGCCTTGGGTAGCTCAGCTAAGCGAAGTCTCAGGAATGGATGTTGAGAATTATAGTCAGTTTCTAGAAGCATTGGAGAGCAGAGTGAGATTCTTCCATGCCAGAGCGGGCCGTGTATCCGATCATGCTTTGGATGCAGTAATGTTTGAGCCTGCTACCTTGGAGGAAGCTACGGCTATATTCAACAAAGCTCTTCGTGAAGGCGCTGTAAGTGAGAGTGAAGAAAAGAAATATAAAGGGTTCACCCTTGTGTTCCTCGGCAAATTATATAGCGAGCTGGATTGGGCCATGCAATTCCATATCCATGCGCTACGCAATAATAACAGCGTAATGTTCGGACAACTCGGCCCTGATACCGGCTATGATTCGATTAATGATGGCGTGATTGCTAAACCGCTGGCAGGTCTGTTAGATGCGCTGGATCGTGAGAATGTGCTGCCTAAGACGATTTTGTACTCGCTGAATCCAAATGATAACCATGTCATTGCTGGTTTAATGGGCTGCTTCCAAGGCGGCGGAATTCCAGGGAAAATTCAATTCGGGACGGCATGGTGGTTCAACGATAACAAGGATGGCATGCTGGAACAGATGAAGACGCTTGCTAATCTAGGTGTGCTTAGCCAGTTTGTCGGAATGTTAACAGACTCCAGAAGCTTTTTATCATATACCAGACATGAGTATTTTAGAAGAATTCTATGTGATCTTGTAGGTTCTTGGGTAGAGGATGGAGAAGCCCCGGATGATATGGAACTGTTAGGCGGTATGATTGAGAATATCTGTTACAATAACGCTGATCATTATTTCAATTTCTCGAAACAGGCATTGGTGACTAGGTAA
- a CDS encoding UxaA family hydrolase, with protein sequence MKEVLQINEADNVAVALKDYQAGDTIVIGSKEIKITEDIARGHKIALTSISEGENVLKYGYPIGHAKAPIVPGQWVHTHNTKTNLTGVEEYTFEQKLTPNPFKTENLTFKGYRRFDGSVGIRNELWIVPTVGCVNGVAEQIINIFKAEVGDIAPFDNVLVLKHNYGCSQLGDDHDNTRTILANAVKHPNAGAVLVLGLGCENNNLHIFKDMLGSYDEDRVRFLVSQEVGNEIEEGVKLLKELYNNVQGDHREEVSLSELKIGLKCGGSDGLSGITANPLLGRLSDYMAAQGGTTVLTEVPEMFGAEKILMERAADEAIFHKIVDLINDFKQYFMDYKQPVYENPSPGNKAGGITTLEDKSLGCTQKSGNSTVMDVLKYGELITNKGLNLLNAPGNDLVASSALAAAGCQLVIFTTGRGTPFGTFVPTMKVSTNTPLYEGKRHWIDFNAGVLVEDGSPDEVLRDFINYIISVASGEWVNNEKNNFREISIFKTGVTL encoded by the coding sequence ATGAAAGAGGTACTGCAGATCAACGAGGCTGATAACGTGGCAGTTGCACTTAAAGACTATCAAGCAGGCGACACCATTGTGATTGGTTCAAAAGAGATAAAAATTACGGAAGATATTGCTAGAGGTCATAAAATTGCACTAACCAGTATTAGCGAAGGCGAGAATGTATTGAAGTATGGTTATCCCATCGGTCATGCTAAAGCGCCTATCGTGCCGGGCCAGTGGGTGCATACCCATAATACGAAGACAAACCTAACAGGGGTTGAGGAATATACTTTTGAGCAGAAGCTGACCCCCAATCCTTTTAAAACGGAGAATTTGACCTTTAAGGGGTATCGTCGCTTTGACGGATCTGTAGGTATTCGTAATGAGCTGTGGATCGTCCCTACGGTTGGTTGTGTGAATGGAGTGGCGGAGCAGATCATCAATATTTTTAAGGCAGAGGTTGGGGATATTGCGCCGTTCGACAACGTGCTAGTACTTAAGCATAACTATGGTTGCTCCCAGCTGGGTGATGATCATGACAATACTCGTACAATACTTGCTAACGCGGTTAAGCATCCAAATGCGGGTGCCGTTCTTGTGCTCGGACTAGGTTGTGAGAATAACAATTTGCATATTTTTAAAGACATGCTGGGTAGTTACGATGAGGATCGAGTGCGTTTTCTTGTCTCCCAAGAGGTTGGAAACGAGATTGAAGAAGGCGTAAAGCTGCTGAAGGAACTCTACAATAACGTACAGGGCGATCATCGGGAAGAAGTCTCACTCTCTGAGCTGAAGATTGGTCTGAAGTGTGGAGGCTCGGATGGCCTGTCCGGGATTACAGCGAATCCCCTTCTTGGACGTCTGTCTGACTATATGGCTGCCCAAGGCGGCACAACTGTACTCACTGAAGTACCTGAAATGTTTGGCGCCGAAAAGATTCTGATGGAACGTGCTGCAGACGAAGCTATTTTCCACAAAATTGTTGATCTCATCAATGACTTTAAGCAGTATTTCATGGACTATAAACAGCCGGTATATGAAAACCCTTCACCAGGCAATAAAGCCGGAGGGATTACTACGCTTGAGGATAAATCGCTGGGTTGCACTCAAAAATCCGGTAATTCCACGGTAATGGATGTACTCAAGTACGGAGAGCTTATCACTAACAAAGGCTTAAATCTTCTTAACGCGCCGGGCAATGACCTAGTGGCTTCGTCGGCTCTGGCTGCTGCTGGCTGCCAATTGGTGATCTTTACGACCGGACGGGGGACACCTTTTGGTACATTCGTGCCAACAATGAAGGTGTCTACCAATACCCCATTGTACGAAGGCAAACGTCACTGGATCGATTTTAATGCGGGTGTGTTGGTTGAAGATGGTTCTCCAGATGAGGTCCTGCGTGACTTCATTAACTACATTATCAGCGTGGCTAGTGGGGAATGGGTAAATAACGAGAAGAATAACTTCCGCGAGATATCCATATTTAAAACAGGAGTAACTCTATAA
- a CDS encoding LacI family DNA-binding transcriptional regulator, which translates to MAPTIKDIAKLANVSHTTVSRALNNSPLIKEVTRKKIAEIAAQVGYVPNYNAKSLVMQRSYTIGLFFTSIANGTTSGFFSDTIRGVNSVIDVEYNLFIRGIDDYAEYSSIHRKRFDGIILMSQSEADNKFIYHVVQQGIPIVVLNRQIDDRSIINIISNDREGAYHAGKHLIESGHQDIAIIEGVEGFKSTQERRDGFIKALIDHNIPVRNDYMRNGNYDMQSGYEAMGKLLDLEKPPTAVFCSNDDMAIGAMKAVFERGLQVPNDVSIVGFDDIGFSLFANPSLTTVKRPIEKISEQGARKLLSLIKEPLENDGLTSIDTEFIARESVRKL; encoded by the coding sequence ATGGCACCTACAATCAAGGATATCGCCAAACTGGCGAATGTTTCACATACAACTGTATCAAGAGCACTTAACAACAGTCCCCTAATTAAAGAAGTTACACGTAAAAAAATTGCCGAGATCGCTGCGCAAGTGGGTTATGTCCCCAATTACAATGCCAAAAGCCTTGTGATGCAGCGGTCATACACCATTGGCTTGTTCTTCACGAGTATCGCCAACGGCACCACGTCTGGTTTCTTCTCTGATACGATTCGTGGTGTAAATAGTGTCATAGATGTAGAGTATAATCTGTTCATCCGTGGGATCGACGATTATGCGGAATATTCCTCTATTCATCGCAAACGCTTTGATGGAATTATTCTAATGAGCCAGAGTGAAGCAGATAATAAATTCATTTACCATGTTGTCCAGCAAGGCATTCCAATCGTTGTGCTGAATCGGCAGATAGATGATCGCTCCATTATTAATATCATCTCGAATGACCGGGAAGGCGCTTATCATGCAGGCAAACACCTGATTGAGTCCGGGCATCAAGACATTGCGATCATTGAAGGTGTTGAGGGCTTTAAATCCACGCAGGAACGCAGAGACGGTTTTATAAAAGCTTTGATTGACCATAATATCCCTGTTCGTAACGATTATATGAGAAATGGTAATTACGATATGCAAAGTGGATATGAGGCGATGGGCAAGCTGCTAGATTTGGAAAAACCGCCGACGGCAGTATTCTGTTCCAATGACGATATGGCGATCGGGGCTATGAAAGCTGTGTTTGAGCGCGGGCTGCAGGTGCCGAACGATGTTTCTATTGTTGGTTTTGATGATATTGGATTTTCGCTCTTTGCGAATCCTTCGCTTACCACAGTTAAACGTCCTATTGAGAAGATCAGCGAGCAAGGAGCCCGCAAGCTGCTAAGCTTAATTAAAGAACCTTTGGAGAATGACGGGCTAACCTCCATTGATACGGAGTTTATTGCGAGAGAATCGGTTAGGAAACTGTAG
- a CDS encoding DUF1858 domain-containing protein, with protein sequence MEKMLRMDESIFEMVSRHPEVVEIMVELGFKDIAKPGMLQTAGRFMTLSKGIKLKKMDLNTVKLAFERHGFEIMK encoded by the coding sequence ATGGAAAAAATGCTGCGAATGGATGAGTCTATCTTCGAGATGGTATCCCGGCATCCAGAGGTCGTTGAGATTATGGTAGAGCTGGGCTTTAAGGACATTGCTAAGCCAGGTATGCTGCAGACTGCTGGCCGTTTCATGACCTTATCCAAAGGAATCAAGCTGAAGAAAATGGATCTTAACACCGTGAAGTTAGCATTTGAACGACACGGCTTCGAGATTATGAAATAA